The sequence GGATCGGGCGTACCGAGTTGGTAGAAGATGATATATGTCTGACGCAGGCCCTGGCTGCCGCCGCTACGCTCGAACCGCCATCTGGGCCACCAACCGTCGGCAGTCCCCTGCCACCTCTCTGGCACTGGTTCTACTTTTTACCGCGTGCGCCACAGTCGCAGCTTAGCAGTGATGGTCACCCCCAGCGCGGTGGTTTCATTCCACCGATCCCCTATCCGCGACGCATGTTTGCCGGCGCCCGCATCTGCTTTCATCACCCCCTCCTGGTCGGTCAGCCGGCGCGTCGCGAGGGGGTCATCCGCAATATCACCCAGAAGAGTGGACGCAGCGGCCCCCTGGCGTTTGTAACGGTTGGCTACCAGATTTACCAGCACGATACGCTGTGTATCGAAGAGGAACAAGACATCGTCTACCGCGAGCCAGGTCCTCCCGTTCCGGCGCCAACACCGATTGAATTGCCGCCGGTTACCGACGCCATCAGCCGCATGGTCGTTCCTGATACTCGGTTGTTATTCCGATTTTCGGCCCTCACCTTCAACGCCCATCGCATTCACTACGACCGGCCCTATGCCCAGCAGGAAGAGGGGTACCCGGGCCTGGTCGTGCATGGTCCGCTGGTTGCCGTACTGTTGATGGAACTGACCCGCCACCACACCAGCCGCCCCATCACCGGTTTCAGCTTCCGCAGTCAGGCCCCGCTATTTGATCTGGCACCGTTCCGCCTGCTAGCGCGGATTGGCGCCGAGCGAGCGGAGCTAGAAGCCCAGGGGCCGGATGGCAATATTGCGCTGAGTGCAACCGCCGAACTGGGGGCAGCACAGACCGTTACGGCCAGCACTGCCCAGTCTCGCTGATCGCGATCGCCAGCGCTGCTAACATTGTGGGTTGTCGCCGCTTAGCCAACGCCGCCAACCACGGTAGCAGCGTCCGCAGATCGGCGAGCAACTCCGGCCGCCCCCGTTGCGCCAGCCTGCGCAGCGTTGGCGCAAACTGTTCATCGAGCGCAGGGGTTGCCGCCAGGTGGGGGGCGAGCGCGGCCAGCGCTCTGGCGCGGGCATCATCCCACATGATCGCTCGGGCGGCGGCGAGGGCGTCGGCGAGCAGGGGCGGGGGCAGGTGGGGGGCGAGCGCGGCCAGCGCTCTGGCGCGGGCATCATCCCACTTAATCGCTCGGGCGGCGGCGAGGGCGTCGGCGAGCACGTCGGCGAGCAGGGGCGGGGGCAGGTGGGGGGCGAGCGCGGCCAGCGCCTCGGACCGCGCCTCCTCGTCCGCAATCGCCTGTGCAACCTCAAGCGCCCGCGCCCATGGCAAAGCGATACCCGCCGCCAGCAGCGCCTGTAGACTATCCGCCTGGCGCTTGCTGTCAGGCATGAGCGCGATATGCTCCAGCGCCGCGGCTGCGCTCCATTTGCCTGCCGGCGTGCCAACCTGCACCAGCCCGACCAGCAATTTCGGACTCAGGTTCCCGCTCTGGCCGCGCAGGCTGGCTGCGATCAGCGCGCAGCGCAGCGCCAGCTCCAGGTCGCCCCGCTGTTCGGCCCACCCCCACAGCCGCTCCAGATCGCCTATGTAACCACTGTTACTGCCCTCGGCGGCGTAGCGCGCCGTTTGCCAGGGTTGTTCGACGCCACTCCCGTCCCGCGTCGGCACGATCGCACTGACCACTTCACGGATCAGATCCCATTCGCCCACCTCGGCGCAGTGCAGCAGCCAGAAGCGGCGCAGGTATTCGGAAAGCGGCTGACGACGGTCGGCCCACCAGGCTTTGCCGTACTCCACCAACCGCCGGTGCAGCCGTTCACGCTCTGTGGGCGGGTAAATCCGTTCGAGGAAGACTTCGCGCAGGCGCTGGTGGCTGAAGACGTAACTGTGCTCGCCGACGGTGATGATGAAGCGGGCGACCTCATCGCTATGCACGGCATCAACAATCACACTCTGGTCGCTAAATACCGTTGGCGCCAGTGCTGATAGATCGTTGCTGGTCAGCGGCCCATACGCGATGGCGCAGAGCGCCAGTAGCTCGCGGATCGCGTCACTCTCCTGGCGTTTTTTGCGCAGGGTTTCGACCCAGTCGTGGAGAAAGGCTTCCAGACCAGGCAGGCGTCGGCTCAGGTCGGTGGGGGATAGGGTATTGCCAAGCAGGGCTTTGATCAGCAGGTTGCAGGTCAGTGGATCGCCTTCACTGACGCGCTTGAACTCGGCCACGAAGGCCGGATCGTCGGCCAGGGCGGCCAGGCGCTCGCCCTGCGCTTTTAGCAGCGCAATCAGCGCGGCGCGGTCGAGATTGGCAAGGGAGAAAGCGCGGGTGCGGTGCGGCTGCCAGCCCAGGTGTTCGCGCCAGTCTTCATACCCACGGTCGGCGCGCTGGCGGGCAGCGGCCACAATTTTCAATGGACTGCCCGGCGGCAATACACAGAGGGGACCAACTTCCCAGCCTACCGCTTCGTCGATCCCATCGAGTACCAGCAGGCAGCGCGTCTCTGCTGGCAAAGGACGGTGCAGGTAATCGCTGATCATCGCTCGCAGGCTAAACGGTGAACGGTCAGAGCGCTGGAATTGGGCTGTATCTTTGTGCAGGTCAGCCAGACTGGCCGCCAACATTTCGAGCGCCATCTGTTCGCCGGCTGTTCCAAAACGGATGCTGATCGGCACAAAGATCACTCGCCAATCGCCTCGCTGGAGGAGACGGTCAACCCAATGCACGAGGAGCGCCGTTTTACCCCGTCCGGTTGGAGCCACCAGCAGGGTGTAGAGCCGTTCGTCACGCAATACACTATCGAGTGCGGCTAGCTCGGCATCGCGGCCGCCAAACACGTTATCGGTGTAGTAGGTGATGAAACGTTGCACTGCGCCACGCGCCGATACCGGTAGTGGTTGCAAGATGGTCTGGAAGACAGCGATGTTGTGGTCGCCGGTGATAAGCAGGCTCTGTTCGATATTGCCGTTAGCCTGTACCGAACGGTCACCACGTGGCTGGTTGTGAGGGGGCTGCGTGTTCATAAGCTATGTTCCTTCCTATGTATGGCTACGTTGGCCCTGCTATGCACTGCTATCATTTAGCAATCACCTGATCCTTCACATCGCCGGTAGAGATCGAATCTCCCATCTCCATCGCCCTCCCTCTGCTCGCGTTATGGTCTTTGAGGAAATATAGCAATTCTCGCAGGTCTGCCGTGTCACGCGAGCCGCCCCGTTTTCGGCAAAGCGTAGACCGAAATTCATTTCGGTCACGGTGTCGGGAGTGCGACTCTAGGAGCGTTTACCCCTGTCCCATTGGTTCAACCTCTGCGGGAACTGCTATAGTAAGCCTTTCCTGAACGCCATAAATGGCGATCTACGGCTTGAGCAGGGCGCTCCTGCCGCACGTGTTCCACGCGGTGACCGCCATAAATGGCGGTCTACACGGCTTGAGCACGGCGCTCCTGCCGCACGTGTTCCACGCGGTGACCGCCATGAATGTCGGTTTACGTAATGCGGGCGGGGACGCCCGCGCACCCAGGATGTCAATCATTCTGCACATCTGCTCAATTTCCATCACGCTGCACCTGGAGCGCTGCCCGTACTGCCGCTGCACAAATAGACTGTGTTTGCAGGATCGTCACCACCGGCGCAAAGATGTCGGGTGCGGTGGTAGCCAGTGCGCGCAGCAACCGGATCAGGCGCTGTTCATTCGCCTGAGCGCCCCGCGCTACCTCGTCGGCGATCCATCTGACCGTCGCCAGCAATTCATCCTTCGTCACCGTCGGATCGTCAGGGCGCTGCCGGATAGTCTTCTCAACCGGCACGAAAAGCGCGGCTACCGACGCGGCGGCGGATGGTATCCCCTGCACATGCGCCTGCGCCCCGCGCCCAATCGCAATCCCGCTGCCGCTGATATGACCGGTATTGATAACATCACCCTGCACGACGGTATTACCATCGCCGGTAATGATCGTGCTGTCGTTGACCGCATCGGCAACTACCGCCCGCTCGCTAACGATCTGCTGGAACGCCCAACGGCTGCGTGATGGCTCAACCGTGCGTATCGCCGTCTCCGGCGGCGGGGTATGGTCGGCGGGAAAATCGCCGAGCTGGGTTGCGCCACGGAAGAGGGCGACCGCAAACGGCCCCACCCCCTTCAGCACCGTTAGCTCCGGCTCCTGAGTCATGGTGTAGCACTGTCGCAAGGCTAGCGGTACCTGCCGTTCCACCGCCTCGCGCACGGTGAAATAGAGGTAGGTGTAGAGGTCAAAGGCGCTGATGAACCCGGCACGTCCACTCACCCCCTGCCCACGCAGTCCGTTGGTCAATGCTTGGGCGAAAATCGTCAATGGGCCGGAACCGATGTACGCTACCTGGTCTTGACGGCAGGCAGTAATAATGATCCGCCCGCTGCCGGTGGTGAGCAGAGCGTCAGCCGTTTGCTGCGGAAATGGCTGCCCGACGACCGCCGGTTGACCGGCGCCGAGGGTCGGCGAGAGTTCACCGGCGTGGCAGGCGTTGATTAGCACCAGCACCCGTTGAGCCGGAATTGCCCGCAGCGCAGTGATCAGGTCGGTCTGACTAACAGCAGTGCCGGCTACAACCTTACCACCGTTGTCAAAGCGGGTGTCGTGAGTGGTCAGCACATAGGCACCATCGGCGCTATACTCACCGTGACCACTGTAGAAGAGCAGAATCGTATCGGCGAGCGTGGTGCGCTTGGCGAGAGCGTCAAGCGCCGTCAGCACTACGTCGCGAGTAGCCTGCTCGCCGGTGAGGAGCGTCACGTTTGCAGGGGGATAACCGCAAAAATGGGGATCACACAATACCTTCGCTACCGCTTCGGCATCGTTCACGGTACACGGTACGTTCAGATAAGGTGCAAAGCGGTAATGACCAACACCGACAATCAGAGCATAGCCGTGGAGGAAAGACATAGGCACAAGCAAGACGCAAGAATGTCGTTCATGATACGAGTAGTATACCATAATCATCGGTTGTGAAGCGGAACGAGAAGATAGAAAAAAACAGGAGTGGAAGGAACCGATTCTGCTCCGCTAGTGGGAGAAGATAAGGGCTGAGGGTTTGGTAAGAGGGCTGGGGAGTAGTGCGGGAGAAGTTAGCTCCCTATTCCTCTCCGCTTGTGGGAGAGGAATGGGCTGGGGGAGTGGTGAGGGGTTTTTACGTTTTTGGTCATGTTCACCCGTGAACGTCACCCCCTGCCCCCTTACCCCCCCCCGCATGCGGGGGGGTAGAGTGCGGATGTATACAGATAATGTATAATGGGGAATATGAATATCATACGCTGGCTTAAACACATTCGAGAACGAAGCAACCAGCCCGCACCATCGGCAGAACGGCGGCTGGGTCTGGCACTCAGCGGGGGTGGTGGGAAAGGCGCTGCCCACATCGGCGTCTTACAGGTCATTCGTGAACTGGAAATTCCCATTGACCTCATCGTCGGCACCTCAGCCGGTGGTGCAGTCGCAGTCCTTTACGCAGCGGGATTTGATCTCCCTGCGATCCAAGATGTCTTTCGCCAGAGCGCCCTGCGCCGGATCGCCACCCCTGATCCGACCGGTACCGGCATCATCGGTCAGCGTCGGCGTGAAGAGATGCTGTACCGTCTCCTCGGCCAGCGCACGTTTGCCGACCTCAGCATTCCGTGTGCTGTCGTAGCGACCGATCTGGTCAGTGGTGAGATGGTCGTCTTGCGCGAAGGGCCGCTGGTGCCGGCGTTGCTGGCAACGACTGCCTTACCGGCGCTCTTCCCTCCGGTACCCTACGGCGATATGCTGTTGGCTGATGGTGGTATTCTCAACAATTTACCGGTTGACGTGGCCTACGGATTAGGTGCGCAGCGGGTGATTGCCGTTGATCTGCGCGATGCTCAGGCCGGATTTTCGCTCCAGCCTGAAGAGAATGACAGTCTGTTTGCCCGCTTCATGTTCGCGCCAAAACAGTTTGCCGTTGCGCAGCGGGCGTTGAGCCTGCTCATGGCCGAAGCGACCGAACTGCGCTTGCAGCAATATCCGCCCGACTTGCTGATCCAACCGGATGTTACTTCAATTGCAACTCTTGATTTGAGTACGCCCGAAAAGGGGTATGCCATCGGGTTGGCTGCGGCGCGTGAGCTAGCCGGCGAATTGATCGATCTCCGATTGTGGCGCAACGGCATCGAACTGGCTGCTCAGTCCAGAAAGCCGCGGAGCCGAACGTACAAGGTGCAAGCGACCAGACTCACCAGCGCTGCCAGCAATCGTATGCGAGCGAGCGGTACGCCACTTGCGAACGGGAAGGTTGACAACCCGCCGCTACCGGTTTCGTGAGTAGGTGCTCTGTGCGCTCGGTGGTCATACCCTAACCGATGGTGTATTGCACCACCGAGCGCACAGAGGGCACGGAGGATGCCCCCTCTGTGTGCTCGGTGTGCTCGGTGGTAATTCTCGGTATATGGCACCACCGAGCGCACAGAGGGCACGGAGGATGCCCCCTCTGTGTGCTCGGTGTGCTCGGTGGTAATTCTCGGTATATGGCACCACCGAGAGCACGGAGGGCACGGAGGATGCCCCCTCTGTGTGCTCGGTGGTAATTCTCGGTATATGGCACCACCGAGAGCACAGAGGGCACGGAGGATGCCCTCTCTGTGTGCTCTGTGTGCTCGGTGGTAACTCTCGGTATATGGCACCACGGAGAGCACAGAGAGCACGGAGGATACCCCCTCTGTGTGCTCGGTGGTAATTCTCGGTATATGGCACCACCGAGCGCACAGAGGGCACGGAGGATGCCCCCTCTGTGTGCTCGGTGTGCTCGGTGGTAATTCTCGGTATATGGCACCACCGAGCGCACAGAGGGCACGGAGGATGCCCTCTCTGTGTGCTCGGTGGTAACTCTCGGTATATGGCACCACCGAGAGCACAGAGGGCACGGAGGATGCCCCCTCTGTGTGCTCTGTGCGCTCGGTGGTAACTCTCGGTATATGGCACCACCGAGAGCACAGAGGGCACGGAGGATGCCCTCTCTGTGTGCTCGGTGGTAACTCTCAGGTGTATTGCACCACGGAGAGCACAGCGGGCACGGAGGATGCCCCCCTCTGTGTGCTCTGTGCGCTCGGTGGTGCCGTTTAAGAATATCGCTGTTTACGTTCTTTAACTGACAAACGAGCCGAGTTAAATCTGATCAAATTCTCCCAATTTATATCACCATTTTCACAGAATGCCGCGATAAATTCTTGCGTAAATGCGTTTACAATCGCGGCGTAGGCTCGTTGAAACGCTTCATTTCGCTCCTTTGCCTCGAATCCTAGTGGTTCGACAATTTGTGTGTATAGTTCGTCAACACCGCCTGAGATAAATGACCAGAATGCTTGACCACAGAGCTTCTCATAGCCTCCTTTATCTCCGTTATCTTGGCCATAACAACAACCATTGATTGCAAAGACTTGAAGTTTAGGATTTGACTTCTTGATGTCTATAATTGCGTCCTGAAAATTTTCGCGCATTTTGCGGATTTGATCGGCATTTCCCCAATTTGGCCCTGACTTGATAGATACTAGATAATATTCCTGTCCTTTTTGAAACTCTAGGTCAATGCTTGGGCGAATAGATTTCCGCCCTTTAAACGTTTCCTGGCAAATGTAAATCGCTAGACCTTCAAGAAACTCACCAAACATAGTTTCTTCTTGTGAAGAGAGATGAGCATCGAGAAGTGATCGAATCAGATCAGAAGCAACGAGAATATTTTTTGCTCGGAACAGATACGGATTTTTACGTTTCAATAACTGTTTTAGCTCCAGATTGCGCAAGCTGTTTAATCTGGACTCGTGAAACGTTCCGATATGTGTCTGTACATACTGCCTTACTTTTTCGATCAGGCTTGCGTCGTTCATAAAAGTCTTGGTGCTTCTCGAGCAATTTCCTCTTCCGCCAATGCAAAATACTCAGGAAGAATCTCGATACCAATCGCACGACGGTTCATCCGAAGGGCAACTTTAATAGTTGTGCCAGAACCCATAAACGGATCAAGGACCATATCACCTTCCTGAGTGAAGAGTTTGATAAACCACTCAGGGAGAGCCTCTGGAAATACGGCGCTGTGGCGACGGTTTTTCGTTTCGGTTGCCAAATGGAGCACATTCGTTGGATATACCATCTGCCGATCCAGCCAGTTTGCTACTCGCTTTCCGAAGCCGCTTCCTACTCTTGAATTATCACGAACCTGATCAGTTTGACTGAGATTCTTGAGCCGTTTATCGGCCCATTGCCCCATCGGTATCATAACCGCTTCTTGAAACATCTTGAAGCGTCTAGTTTTGTTGAACTGAAGCAGACGTTCCCAGGCATCACGAAACCGATTCGGCCATTTTCCAGGGTAGCAGTTCTTTTTGTGCCAGATAAACTCCTCTGTCCACAACCATCCCTGTTTGCGCAGCGCAAGGATCAACTCAATAACATACGTGTGGCGTTCACCATTTTCCGCTTTTTCCTTGATGTTGAGAATGAACGTCCCATCAGGTTTGAGGACTCGTAAGAGTTCTTGACCGATCGGGAGGAACCATTCCACATATTCATCAGGATGAATCCCCCCGTATGTGTTTTTACGGCGATCAGCGTAAGGTGGTGAGGTAAAGATAAGATCAACTGAATTGTCTGGTATCTCTTTCAATACCTCTCGACAATCACCTAAAATGAGCTTCGTGCTTTCGTTCATAAGTCTTTCAATCCAACACAAATGAAGAACATGATTTCGTATTTTATGCTGTTCTTCCTTCTCCGTCAACCACAATGACCCGCGCCGCTGCCCGACGCAGCCGGTCGCGGAGGGCACGACCCAGGCCGGTATCGTCGAAATCACGGGCAAACATGCGATCAGGTTGGCGCTCGTCGAGTGCGCGCAGGGCAGCGTAGAGCCGTCGGGCCATTGCCTCTGGATCAGCGATTGGGCCGAGCGATTCGACCTCTGCCGGTAGATCACGCATGAGCGCCAGGTCTTCCTCGGGTAGAAGCAACCCGATGCGCATGCCGCTGGCAAGTGCTTGTTCGGCCTCGACTCGCAGGTACGCTAGTGCGACCTCTGGTCGGCCACTAAAGAGCCATAGCTCGTGATCGGGAGCGTAGTGACGCTCAAGCAGTCCAGGTGAGATCAGACCTTGCATTTCGTCGGTATCGGTCTTGGACAGACGGTGAATCTGTATCGGGCCAATTGAGGCCGTTAATGTTTCAAGGCTCACTCCGCCAGGACGCAACAGCGTAGGTGGGCTGGTGGTACAGTCAAGAACCGTCGATTCGATCCCGATTGGGGTCGGGCCGCCATCAATCACGGCAGCGATCCGTCCATCAAGATCGGCCAGCACGTGATCGGCTGTCGTTGGGCTGGTATGGCCAAAGCGGTTCGCACTCGGTGCGGCGACCGGTACCCCAGCGGCCTGCAAGAGCGCTCGCGCGACCGGATGGGCAGGTACGCGCACCGCTACCGTCTCGCGCCCGGCAGTGACCGCGAGCGGCACCTGTGGATGCCGCGGGACAATGAGAGTCAGCGGGCCGGGCCAGAAGGTTGCCGCCAGTTGCGCCGCCAGTGGCGGGACGCTGGCAGCAACGTGCGGCAGATCACGACGATCGGCCAGATGAACGATCAGGGGATCGCTCGCCGGACGGCCCTTAGCGATGAAGATGGCCTGTACTGCTTGTTCGTCGAGCGCATGACCACCCAAACCGTAGACTGTCTCGGTTGGGAAGGCGACCAGTTCGCCGCGACGGATCAGCGCAGCAGCCAGTTCAATTGCAGTGGGTGATGTATCGAGTCGTTTAGTTTGCATCAGCCTGTATTCTTCAAGCCTGCTGCGATGCCGTTAATCGACATCAGAAGCACTGTTTCCAGTTCAACCTGTTCTTCGGGTGGCGCAGCCCGTAAACGTTTCAGCAACTCGATCTGAATGAAACTTAGCGGATCGATGTACGGATTGCGCTGCCGGATCGCTCGTTGCAGAACGGGTTGATGTGCTAAGAGATCGTTCTGTTCGGTGATCTGGCAAATCATCCGTTCAGTGCGCCGGAATTCGTTCTCAATTTGCCGGAAGATGCGCTCGGCAAGCTGTTGATCTGGTACCAAACCGGCGTAGGCGCGAGCGATGTTCATATCGGCTTTTAACATAATCATCTGCGCGTTGTCGAGCAGAGTGGTAAAAAACGGCCAGTGGCGGTACATTGTGCGCAGCAGATGCAGATGATTGGGATCGGCTTCGACAAAGGACTCCAGCGCACTCCCTAGCCCAAACCAGCCGGGTAGCGTGTGTCGGCTTTGCATCCAGCTAAACACCCACGGAATGGCGCGCAAGTCTTCGATCCGGTCACTCTTACGCCGCGAGACCGGACGTGATCCGATCCGTAAGCGGTTGAATTCAGCAACCGGAGTTGCGTTGCGAAAATAGATCAGAAAATCAGGGTCTTCGTAGACTAGACTTCGATAGACAACCCGTGCCGTTTCGGCCATGCGCTCCATTGCGGCAACCCACTCTGGTTCGGGGTGGCGAGCCATGCCGGGGAAACCGGCGCGGAGCACTGCATTCACCACCTGTTCAAGATGACGATGAGCGGTGCGCGGATCGAGATAGCGATCTGAAATCATCTCACCCTGATCGGTCACTTTAATCTGACCGTGGAGCGTACCCGGCGGTTGGGCCAGAATCGCCTGACCAGCCGGGCCACCGCCGCGCCCAACGGCGCCACCCCGACCGTGGAACAGTCGTAAACGGACACCGTGCCGGTCTGTGACTGCTGTCAATTCAACCTGTGCCCGGTAGAGTGCCCAGTTTGCGGCGACAAAGCCACCCTCTTTGTTGCTATCGGAATAACCGAGCATCACCTCTTGCAGGTTATCGCGCAGCGCCAGATGTTCGCGGTACACCGGCAATTGCAGCAATTCGTCGAGCAA comes from Chloroflexus sp. Y-396-1 and encodes:
- a CDS encoding acyl-CoA dehydrogenase, with amino-acid sequence MSSADWMAWIGRTELVEDDICLTQALAAAATLEPPSGPPTVGSPLPPLWHWFYFLPRAPQSQLSSDGHPQRGGFIPPIPYPRRMFAGARICFHHPLLVGQPARREGVIRNITQKSGRSGPLAFVTVGYQIYQHDTLCIEEEQDIVYREPGPPVPAPTPIELPPVTDAISRMVVPDTRLLFRFSALTFNAHRIHYDRPYAQQEEGYPGLVVHGPLVAVLLMELTRHHTSRPITGFSFRSQAPLFDLAPFRLLARIGAERAELEAQGPDGNIALSATAELGAAQTVTASTAQSR
- a CDS encoding caspase family protein — protein: MSFLHGYALIVGVGHYRFAPYLNVPCTVNDAEAVAKVLCDPHFCGYPPANVTLLTGEQATRDVVLTALDALAKRTTLADTILLFYSGHGEYSADGAYVLTTHDTRFDNGGKVVAGTAVSQTDLITALRAIPAQRVLVLINACHAGELSPTLGAGQPAVVGQPFPQQTADALLTTGSGRIIITACRQDQVAYIGSGPLTIFAQALTNGLRGQGVSGRAGFISAFDLYTYLYFTVREAVERQVPLALRQCYTMTQEPELTVLKGVGPFAVALFRGATQLGDFPADHTPPPETAIRTVEPSRSRWAFQQIVSERAVVADAVNDSTIITGDGNTVVQGDVINTGHISGSGIAIGRGAQAHVQGIPSAAASVAALFVPVEKTIRQRPDDPTVTKDELLATVRWIADEVARGAQANEQRLIRLLRALATTAPDIFAPVVTILQTQSICAAAVRAALQVQRDGN
- a CDS encoding patatin-like phospholipase family protein, producing MNIIRWLKHIRERSNQPAPSAERRLGLALSGGGGKGAAHIGVLQVIRELEIPIDLIVGTSAGGAVAVLYAAGFDLPAIQDVFRQSALRRIATPDPTGTGIIGQRRREEMLYRLLGQRTFADLSIPCAVVATDLVSGEMVVLREGPLVPALLATTALPALFPPVPYGDMLLADGGILNNLPVDVAYGLGAQRVIAVDLRDAQAGFSLQPEENDSLFARFMFAPKQFAVAQRALSLLMAEATELRLQQYPPDLLIQPDVTSIATLDLSTPEKGYAIGLAAARELAGELIDLRLWRNGIELAAQSRKPRSRTYKVQATRLTSAASNRMRASGTPLANGKVDNPPLPVS
- a CDS encoding PmeII family type II restriction endonuclease, translated to MNDASLIEKVRQYVQTHIGTFHESRLNSLRNLELKQLLKRKNPYLFRAKNILVASDLIRSLLDAHLSSQEETMFGEFLEGLAIYICQETFKGRKSIRPSIDLEFQKGQEYYLVSIKSGPNWGNADQIRKMRENFQDAIIDIKKSNPKLQVFAINGCCYGQDNGDKGGYEKLCGQAFWSFISGGVDELYTQIVEPLGFEAKERNEAFQRAYAAIVNAFTQEFIAAFCENGDINWENLIRFNSARLSVKERKQRYS
- a CDS encoding site-specific DNA-methyltransferase, translating into MNESTKLILGDCREVLKEIPDNSVDLIFTSPPYADRRKNTYGGIHPDEYVEWFLPIGQELLRVLKPDGTFILNIKEKAENGERHTYVIELILALRKQGWLWTEEFIWHKKNCYPGKWPNRFRDAWERLLQFNKTRRFKMFQEAVMIPMGQWADKRLKNLSQTDQVRDNSRVGSGFGKRVANWLDRQMVYPTNVLHLATETKNRRHSAVFPEALPEWFIKLFTQEGDMVLDPFMGSGTTIKVALRMNRRAIGIEILPEYFALAEEEIAREAPRLL
- a CDS encoding L-threonylcarbamoyladenylate synthase, which translates into the protein MQTKRLDTSPTAIELAAALIRRGELVAFPTETVYGLGGHALDEQAVQAIFIAKGRPASDPLIVHLADRRDLPHVAASVPPLAAQLAATFWPGPLTLIVPRHPQVPLAVTAGRETVAVRVPAHPVARALLQAAGVPVAAPSANRFGHTSPTTADHVLADLDGRIAAVIDGGPTPIGIESTVLDCTTSPPTLLRPGGVSLETLTASIGPIQIHRLSKTDTDEMQGLISPGLLERHYAPDHELWLFSGRPEVALAYLRVEAEQALASGMRIGLLLPEEDLALMRDLPAEVESLGPIADPEAMARRLYAALRALDERQPDRMFARDFDDTGLGRALRDRLRRAAARVIVVDGEGRTA